In Subdoligranulum variabile, the genomic stretch TGCCTGGGCCTCCATTGGCGAGGCGGTAGCCGCTGCTCATCCCGATGCGGCCCTGGTCTGCACGGCGCCGCTGTCCCATGCCGGCATCATCAGCGAGCTGCTGGACCACGACCTGCCGGTCTTTACCGAACTGAATCTGGTGCGGGACGGCTATGAAGAAAACATGGCCAAGGCCGCCCAGAAGCATCTGCCGCTGTTCCTGTCCTCCACCATGCTCTACCGCCGGGAGACTCAGTACATCAAGAAGGCGGTGCAGGATTTCGGCAGGCCGGTGCATTACATCTACCACATCGGGCAGTATCTGCCTGACTGGCACCCCTGGGAAAACTACAAGAACTTCTTTGTGGGCAACGCCCGCACCGGCGGGGTACGGGAGATTTTCGGCATCGATCTTCCTTGGCTGCTGGACGCCTTCGGTGACATGGAGCAGATGACGGTCCAGACCGATTCCATCAGTGATCTGGGCCTGCCCTACCCCGACTGCGCCACCCTGCTGCTGCGCCACAAGAGCGGCGCCCAGGGTGTTCTGGCAGCGGATGTGGTTTCCCCCAAGGCCGTGCGCAACTTTGAGTGCTTCGGCGACGGGCTGCATCTCTTCTGGGAGGGCAACCCCAAGGCGCTGTATGAATTCCGGGACGGCGACAAGCAGTTTGTGGATACTTACACCAGCTTTGAGCACGACAGCCGCTACAGCGACAACATCGTGGAGAATGCCTACGTGGACGAGTTGGCCAATTTCTTCGGTGTGCTGAAGGGTACCGAAGTCCCCCGCTGGAGTTTTGAGAAAGACCTGGCCGCCATCGACCTGATGGACGCGGTAGAACAAGCCTGAGTTACCGGGAGGTTCCCCATGTTTTTTTCTGCCTTTGGTTTCGACCTTTTCTTCCTGCTGTTTGTGATCGTTTTTGTGGTGGTCCTGGTGCGCAATCTGCGGGAATGGTCCCGCAACAACGCTTCGCCCCGGCTGAGCGTGCCCGCCACCGTGGTGACCAAACGGCGGGCCCATTCCCACAACGCCGGTACCCAAACCAGCAGTACCACCTACTATGCCACATTCCAGTTTGAGAGTGGCGACCGGCTGGAACTGCGTCTGCCCTGGCATGACGCCGGCATGATTGCCGAGGGAGATCACGGCATCCTGCACTTCCAGGGCACCCGGTACCTGGGCTTTGACCGTGACCAAACTACCTGACAGGGAGGATTTCCCATGCGGACTTTGACTGCGCTGTTCGTGGGGCTGGGCTCCATCGGAACGCGCCACCTGAACAACCTGGCGACGCTGTGCGCCGACCGTGGCTGGACTCTCCAGGCCGATGCCCTGCGCAGCGACCTGACCCGGCCCCTGCGCCCCGGTGTGGCAGAGAAACTCCATGCCCAGTACACCGATGCTGCCCAGCTTCCCGCCTACTACGACCTGATTTTTATCACCAACCCCACCAGTCTGCACGCCGAGGCTCTGCGCACAGTCTACGGCTGCGGCGGGGCACTCTTCATCGAGAAGCCCATCTTCTCGGCCGAGCAGACCCACCTGGATCTGCAGGAGTATCTGCCTGCCGGGCAGAAAGCCTATGTGGCGGCACCCATGCGCTGGTGCGGCACCATGCTGGCACTGAAAGAGCTGCTGCCCACCCTGCATCCCTATTGCGCCCGGGTGATCTGCTCCAGCTATCTGCCCGACTGGCGTCCCGGCGTGGACTACCGCACCGTCTACAGTGCCCACAAGGCGCTGGGCGGCGGTGTGACCATCGACCTGATCCACGAATGGGATTACCTGGTGGATCTGTTCGGAGTTCCGGAGGCGCTGCACAATTTCAGGGGCACCTACTCCGATCTGGAGATCGACTCCGATGATCTCTCGGTCTACATTGCCCGGTATCCTTCGCTGCTGGCCGAGGTACATCTTGACTACTTCGGCCGGGGGTACCGCCGGTCCATTGAGCTGTTCTGCCAGGACGGCAGTGTGGTGGCGGACTTCGGCGCCGGGACGCTGACCCTGCCCGACGGTACGGTCCAGCACTACGAGGAGGACGTCAACCGCCGCTATGAGCGGGAGATGGAATATTTTGTGGATTATGCGCTGGGGGATGCCCCGGCCAGCTGCAACCCGCCGGAACTGGCGCTGCAGGTATTACAACTGACGTTGGGAGAGAAATGAGATGAATCGTCTGCTCATCACCATTTGCGGCCGTGCCGGCAGCAAGGGTTTCAAAAACAAGAATCTGAAAGTATTCTGCGGCAAACCGCTGGTCTACTATTCCCTGAGTGCGGCGGAACTGTTCTGCCGCAACCACCCGGAACTGCAAATTGATCTGGCCCTCAACACCGACAGCGAGGACCTGGCAAAGATCGTGGCTGCGGAATACCCGGAAGTGGTCTATCTGCCCCGCGGGGTGGAACTGGGCGGCGACAAGGTTCCCAAGATGGCCGTCTACCAGGACAGCCTGCGCCGCATGGAGGAGCGCACCGGCGCCCCCTATGACTGGCACATGGACCTGGACATCACCAGCCCCCTGCGCACCGCCGCTGACATTGAGAACGCCTTTGCCCTAAAACAGTCCCGGGCAGATCTGGATCTGGTGTTCAGCGTCTGCGAAGCCCGGCGCAATCCCTGGTTCAACATGGTAAAAACCGTGGATGACCATGTGGAGCAGGTCATCCACAGCGAATTCACCGGCCGTCAGCAGGCCCCTGATGTCTACGACGTCAACGCCTCCATCTACGTGTTCCGCCGGGATTTCCTGGCCCAGAACACCGACGGCATGCTCTGGCGGGGCAAGATCGGCGTCAGCGTCATGATGGACACCGGCATCATCGACATTGATTCGGAACACGACTATCTGCTGATGGAAGCCATCGCCCAGCACCTGTATGCCCACTATCCTGAATTCAACGCCGTGCGGGAGAACATCCGTGGGGAGTAATACATTTGAGGAGACGCTGGACCTGATCCTGGACGCCGGCCAGACCATGCTGGAGAACGGCGGCGAGGTGTTCCGCGCCCAGCAGACCATGGAGATCATGGCTCGCAGCCTGCACCTGCAGGAGTTTCACGTCTATGTGCTGACCAACGGTATCTTTGCTTCCGCCCGCCCCGACGGCGGCGAAAGCCGCAGCATGGTGCGCCATGTACCGGTGGTATCCATCCATCTGGGCCGGGTGGAGGCCGTCAACGAGCTATCCCGGGAACTGGCCGGCGGGCGGCTCGCTCTGCCCGATGCCCGGAAAAAACTGGAGGACGCCCGATCCATCGGCTCCACCCCGCCCCGGGCGGAACAGCTGGCCTGTGTGGTGGGCAGCGCCTGCTTTGCCTTTCTGTTCGGAGGCGGCCCGGTGGAGATGCTGGTGGCCGCCGTGGCGGGTTTCTGGGAATCCGTCATCTGCCAGCAGTTCGGCAAACGTCGGATCAACCGCATCTTCACCGATATTGTGGCTGCCTGCCTTGGCACCCTGTGGGCCCTGGGCATCCGCGTATTTGTGCCGGTGCTGGACGTGAACACCGCCACCATCGGTGCCCTGATGGTGCTGACCCCCGGCGTTGCCCTGACCATGGGCATCCGGGATATTATCAATGCTGACTACCTCTCGGGAGCTATCCGGCTGCTGGACGCCGTTCTCATCGCCGGCAGCATCGCCTGCGGCGTGGTGCTGGCCTGGCTGGCCGGACGGGGATTGGGGGCGATCGTATGGTAATGCCGCTCTGGGTAAACTATCTTGCTCAGTTTCTCGTCGCCATTGTAGCGACCATCAGCTTCGGTGTGACCTTCCGGGTCTCGCCGCGGCATTATCTGGCCTGCGGGCTCACCGGCGCCGTAGGCTGGCTGGTCTATCTGCTCTGCACCGGTCTTGGCGGGCTGAGCGCCCCTGTGGCCACCCTGGTGGCTGCCCTGCCGCTGACCGCCTGCGCCCGGATGTTTGCCATCCGCCACAAGGCGCCCATCACCCTGTTTCTGCTGTGCGGCATCTTCCCGCTGGTGCCCGGAGCCGGTATCTACTATACCGCCTACTATTTTCTGCGGGATGACCGTTCTCTCTTCGCCAACAAGGGCGTGGAGACCCTCAAGATCGCCGTGGCTCTGGCGCTGGGCATTGCGCTGGTCTGCAGTATTCCTTTGAAGCGCCGCAAATCCTGACACAAAAAATTGCCGGAGGTTCCCGCGGGAACCTCCGGCAATTTTGCTTATTCGGTGGGATATTCGATCTCGGTTTCGGCCGCCGTGGCCTGTGTCTCCTCCTGCTGTGCGGCGGCTGTTTCGGCACTGGCCTTGGCCGCCGTGATCAGCCCCGTCACTTCGCCGGAAGGTTTCTGCAGCAGATAGGCTCCGATGGCTTTGGCTTTATACACCAGCAGCACACAGTAGGTGTCCTGGTCATCGGTGGAGAGTTCCGGGCAGAGCAGCGTCCATTTTTCCACCGTCTTGCCCTTGTAATCCGACAGGTCCAGATCGCTTTCCTGTACCACCTGGTTGAAGGCCGTAAAGCTGTCGTCCCATTTCTTGGGGATCTTGACCTTATCCACCGCGGCGGTGGACAGGTCGGTGTCGAACCCGTATCCGGTGAAATAGGTTCCGATGTCCTGGGTCGTCTCGATGCCCGGCGCAGCGTCGGCGGCTGCCGTCACCGCGTCTCCGGAAAAATGTACCGCCGCCGCCACCGTGCCGCACAGGCACACCGCACACAGGGCAAGCGCGCCCGCCTGCCGCAGCCCGGGTTTTGTCACCGTAAATAAAAACATAAGCGCAGCCCCCTTGTTATCATTCCATGCAAGGATATGCGCGGGCTGCGCCGGGTATGCTTATTTGAATTTCGGTTCCGCCTGATACCACTGGAAGATCACAGCGTCGTTTTCCCGTTCCAGACGGGCAATGTCGTATTCCGGCACCGCCGTCCACATGACGGTCATCGCCCCCAGGGCGGCGCACAGCCGGATGGCCCAGTTGCGCTTGTCCGGGCACCAGGCAATGAAGTCCGGCCGGGCCAGCAGATTGCCGAAGCAGTGGGACAACAGATAAGCTGCCACCCGCGGCGTCCCGATGCGGCGGTGGTTGCGGTAGCTGTCCGCCAGCTGACCGCGCACCACCCCGGGGGCCAGGATCCGCACCAAACGCACCACCCGGGGATCAAAGCTCTCGATGCAATAGGGACCGGGATAGTGTTTCAGCGCGGCCAGCACCGCGCGGCAG encodes the following:
- a CDS encoding DUF2500 domain-containing protein → MFFSAFGFDLFFLLFVIVFVVVLVRNLREWSRNNASPRLSVPATVVTKRRAHSHNAGTQTSSTTYYATFQFESGDRLELRLPWHDAGMIAEGDHGILHFQGTRYLGFDRDQTT
- a CDS encoding Gfo/Idh/MocA family protein → MRTLTALFVGLGSIGTRHLNNLATLCADRGWTLQADALRSDLTRPLRPGVAEKLHAQYTDAAQLPAYYDLIFITNPTSLHAEALRTVYGCGGALFIEKPIFSAEQTHLDLQEYLPAGQKAYVAAPMRWCGTMLALKELLPTLHPYCARVICSSYLPDWRPGVDYRTVYSAHKALGGGVTIDLIHEWDYLVDLFGVPEALHNFRGTYSDLEIDSDDLSVYIARYPSLLAEVHLDYFGRGYRRSIELFCQDGSVVADFGAGTLTLPDGTVQHYEEDVNRRYEREMEYFVDYALGDAPASCNPPELALQVLQLTLGEK
- a CDS encoding DUF4830 domain-containing protein, which codes for MFLFTVTKPGLRQAGALALCAVCLCGTVAAAVHFSGDAVTAAADAAPGIETTQDIGTYFTGYGFDTDLSTAAVDKVKIPKKWDDSFTAFNQVVQESDLDLSDYKGKTVEKWTLLCPELSTDDQDTYCVLLVYKAKAIGAYLLQKPSGEVTGLITAAKASAETAAAQQEETQATAAETEIEYPTE
- a CDS encoding acylneuraminate cytidylyltransferase family protein, with product MNRLLITICGRAGSKGFKNKNLKVFCGKPLVYYSLSAAELFCRNHPELQIDLALNTDSEDLAKIVAAEYPEVVYLPRGVELGGDKVPKMAVYQDSLRRMEERTGAPYDWHMDLDITSPLRTAADIENAFALKQSRADLDLVFSVCEARRNPWFNMVKTVDDHVEQVIHSEFTGRQQAPDVYDVNASIYVFRRDFLAQNTDGMLWRGKIGVSVMMDTGIIDIDSEHDYLLMEAIAQHLYAHYPEFNAVRENIRGE
- a CDS encoding Gfo/Idh/MocA family oxidoreductase; this encodes MKLLIVGLGSMGKRRARLAKGMDATLEIVGVDSAEARRTEAKELGLAADAWASIGEAVAAAHPDAALVCTAPLSHAGIISELLDHDLPVFTELNLVRDGYEENMAKAAQKHLPLFLSSTMLYRRETQYIKKAVQDFGRPVHYIYHIGQYLPDWHPWENYKNFFVGNARTGGVREIFGIDLPWLLDAFGDMEQMTVQTDSISDLGLPYPDCATLLLRHKSGAQGVLAADVVSPKAVRNFECFGDGLHLFWEGNPKALYEFRDGDKQFVDTYTSFEHDSRYSDNIVENAYVDELANFFGVLKGTEVPRWSFEKDLAAIDLMDAVEQA
- a CDS encoding threonine/serine exporter family protein — translated: MGSNTFEETLDLILDAGQTMLENGGEVFRAQQTMEIMARSLHLQEFHVYVLTNGIFASARPDGGESRSMVRHVPVVSIHLGRVEAVNELSRELAGGRLALPDARKKLEDARSIGSTPPRAEQLACVVGSACFAFLFGGGPVEMLVAAVAGFWESVICQQFGKRRINRIFTDIVAACLGTLWALGIRVFVPVLDVNTATIGALMVLTPGVALTMGIRDIINADYLSGAIRLLDAVLIAGSIACGVVLAWLAGRGLGAIVW
- a CDS encoding threonine/serine exporter family protein; amino-acid sequence: MVMPLWVNYLAQFLVAIVATISFGVTFRVSPRHYLACGLTGAVGWLVYLLCTGLGGLSAPVATLVAALPLTACARMFAIRHKAPITLFLLCGIFPLVPGAGIYYTAYYFLRDDRSLFANKGVETLKIAVALALGIALVCSIPLKRRKS